A genomic segment from Nocardiopsis sp. Huas11 encodes:
- a CDS encoding type II secretion system F family protein: MPWDWNVGALAIGGALLGAGIACAAYTMTLIPWHTVPAASSSLRWTKPFRQRRTWLRAAGAALAGAVIGVVTGWPVGALLAAAAGWWMPALLGPDNTAQAEADLAEALATWAEQLRDMITGASGLHQAVTATVPLAPELIRDQVQALEARLRAGQSMEQAAVVFAHQLDSDLADLIAITLTMGASRQSGDVAGALSRLAEAARERAGTVARVSASRARVRSSVRIIAAATTFMLVSMAALNPGFLEPLGTFTGQLVLAAVGGLWGVSFFWLARLACPPRQARPFTPALADAAGAGGAR, from the coding sequence ATGCCGTGGGACTGGAACGTGGGCGCTCTGGCCATCGGCGGAGCGCTGCTGGGGGCCGGAATCGCCTGCGCCGCCTACACGATGACCCTCATCCCCTGGCACACAGTTCCTGCTGCGTCTTCTTCGCTTCGGTGGACAAAGCCCTTTCGCCAGCGCCGCACATGGCTGCGCGCGGCCGGTGCCGCGCTTGCGGGGGCTGTGATCGGGGTGGTGACGGGGTGGCCGGTCGGCGCGCTGCTCGCCGCCGCTGCGGGGTGGTGGATGCCCGCCCTGCTCGGCCCCGACAACACAGCCCAGGCCGAGGCTGACCTGGCCGAGGCGCTCGCCACCTGGGCGGAGCAGCTACGGGACATGATCACCGGTGCTTCGGGGTTGCACCAGGCCGTCACCGCGACGGTGCCACTCGCCCCGGAGCTGATTCGGGACCAGGTCCAGGCTCTGGAGGCCCGGTTGCGCGCGGGCCAGTCCATGGAGCAAGCGGCCGTGGTGTTCGCCCACCAGCTCGACTCCGATCTCGCAGATCTGATCGCGATCACCTTGACCATGGGCGCCTCCCGCCAGAGCGGGGACGTGGCCGGGGCCCTGTCCCGGCTCGCGGAGGCCGCCCGGGAGCGGGCGGGCACGGTGGCGCGGGTCTCGGCGTCGCGGGCCAGGGTGCGCTCTTCGGTGCGGATCATCGCCGCCGCCACCACGTTCATGCTCGTGAGCATGGCGGCGCTCAACCCCGGCTTCCTCGAGCCGCTGGGCACGTTCACCGGGCAGCTCGTCCTCGCAGCGGTCGGAGGGCTGTGGGGCGTGTCGTTCTTCTGGCTGGCCCGCCTGGCCTGCCCGCCCAGGCAGGCCCGCCCCTTCACCCCTGCTCTCGCGGATGCTGCTGGGGCGGGTGGTGCAAGGTGA
- a CDS encoding NlpC/P60 family protein, with product MIRLVAASAGVLFFVLVVFIGAMENSEHRTGLPQGVEGIPDVLLGAYATASARLEEVHSGCTGLTWPVLAGIGRKESEHAAGSRISSNGDVDPAIIGPRLDGTGAGGNTTPHRDSDGGRWDGDTEYDRAVGPMQFVPTTWAEHGLDGSGNGVADPHNVFDATLSAAVYLCVSHPEGPRVDFTDDDQLQDALLRYNRSRSYVGDVLGFAEEYAEIASRAAAQVPVGVSGGSSEQGRAAAEWALAQVGKPYLWGGTGPGAFDCSGLTLKAWEAAGVSLPRVTTDQVNTGTRVGLDQLQPGDLLFYDTGAPGGSPSHVTMYVGDGQMVNAPRTGQSIRVEAVEGDYYSSVFVAAVRPG from the coding sequence GTGATCCGTCTGGTGGCCGCGAGCGCGGGGGTGCTCTTCTTCGTGCTGGTGGTCTTCATCGGCGCGATGGAGAACAGCGAACACCGGACGGGGCTGCCGCAGGGGGTGGAGGGGATCCCCGACGTCCTGCTCGGCGCCTACGCCACCGCCTCTGCCCGGCTGGAGGAGGTCCACAGCGGATGCACGGGTCTGACCTGGCCGGTCCTGGCCGGGATCGGAAGGAAGGAGTCCGAGCACGCCGCCGGAAGCCGGATCAGTAGCAACGGGGACGTCGATCCGGCGATCATCGGCCCCCGCCTGGACGGGACCGGGGCCGGCGGCAACACCACCCCGCACAGGGACAGCGACGGAGGGAGGTGGGACGGGGACACCGAATATGACCGAGCGGTGGGGCCGATGCAGTTCGTCCCCACCACCTGGGCGGAGCACGGACTGGACGGGTCGGGCAACGGTGTCGCCGACCCGCACAACGTCTTCGACGCGACGCTGAGCGCGGCGGTGTACCTGTGCGTCAGCCACCCCGAGGGGCCACGAGTCGACTTCACCGACGATGACCAGCTCCAGGACGCGCTGCTGCGCTACAACCGCTCGCGGAGTTATGTGGGGGACGTGCTGGGCTTCGCGGAGGAGTACGCCGAGATCGCCTCCCGGGCCGCCGCCCAGGTGCCGGTAGGGGTGTCAGGGGGGAGCAGCGAGCAGGGGCGGGCCGCTGCGGAGTGGGCTCTGGCCCAGGTCGGCAAACCGTACTTGTGGGGTGGGACGGGCCCGGGGGCGTTCGACTGTTCGGGGTTGACGTTGAAGGCGTGGGAGGCGGCGGGGGTGAGCCTTCCGCGGGTGACCACCGACCAGGTCAACACCGGAACCCGCGTGGGCCTGGACCAACTCCAGCCTGGGGATCTGTTGTTCTACGACACCGGTGCGCCGGGGGGTTCTCCCTCGCACGTGACCATGTACGTCGGCGACGGGCAGATGGTCAACGCACCCCGGACCGGCCAGTCCATCCGCGTCGAGGCCGTCGAGGGGGACTACTACAGCAGCGTGTTCGTGGCCGCCGTCCGGCCGGGCTGA
- a CDS encoding TadE/TadG family type IV pilus assembly protein, with translation MTGLAQRHARKWLTARSDQGSAEVLFVLPVVFVMVLAVVQAGVWAHAQHRAQAVASQTLAAARAFDGTAAGAYERAEQARDQLGGGVLQGAQVEVQRTGQRARVRVTGQAVSLLPGVVVPVTYEAAGPVERLTP, from the coding sequence GTGACGGGACTGGCCCAGCGTCACGCCCGCAAGTGGCTGACGGCTCGGAGCGACCAGGGCAGCGCTGAAGTGTTGTTCGTCCTCCCGGTGGTGTTCGTGATGGTGCTCGCCGTGGTGCAGGCGGGGGTGTGGGCGCACGCCCAGCACCGGGCCCAGGCCGTCGCGTCCCAGACGCTGGCGGCGGCCCGCGCCTTCGACGGAACCGCCGCCGGGGCGTATGAGCGGGCCGAGCAGGCCCGCGACCAGTTGGGCGGCGGGGTGCTGCAGGGGGCGCAGGTCGAGGTCCAGCGCACCGGACAGAGGGCCAGGGTGCGGGTGACGGGCCAGGCTGTGAGCCTGTTGCCGGGGGTGGTGGTGCCGGTGACCTACGAGGCCGCCGGTCCCGTCGAACGCCTGACGCCATGA
- a CDS encoding SAF domain-containing protein, whose product MAATSRRRWKWALLAGALIASGCVAGAWVGLAGEETRTVAVLTADLPAGHVIGTEDVSLVEMAEAEGMRLLSPDTVEGMVLTRPVPAGSPLVAGSVGNSALWPEQGQTVVAVPVGPLPQDLDEGATVDLIVPGPAPAQTTGGDGGEDEASEGSSGVVTGLVHRVVAHEGEGFGDGQQVLEVVLPRQQAAYLSQAVAGGQAQVAVVNPYDRVQAATEAEGAE is encoded by the coding sequence TTGGCGGCGACCTCGCGCCGCCGGTGGAAGTGGGCTCTGCTGGCCGGTGCGTTGATCGCCTCGGGGTGTGTGGCCGGGGCGTGGGTGGGGCTGGCGGGCGAGGAGACGCGCACGGTCGCCGTCCTCACCGCCGATCTGCCCGCCGGGCACGTGATCGGGACTGAGGACGTGTCCTTGGTGGAGATGGCTGAGGCCGAGGGAATGCGTCTGCTGTCCCCGGACACGGTGGAGGGGATGGTGCTGACCAGGCCGGTACCCGCTGGGTCGCCGCTGGTGGCGGGCTCGGTCGGGAACAGTGCTCTGTGGCCGGAGCAGGGGCAGACCGTTGTCGCGGTGCCCGTGGGACCGCTCCCCCAGGACCTGGACGAGGGAGCGACGGTGGACCTGATCGTCCCCGGGCCCGCACCAGCACAGACCACCGGTGGCGACGGCGGTGAGGATGAGGCCTCGGAGGGTTCTTCGGGGGTGGTGACGGGGCTGGTGCACCGGGTCGTCGCGCACGAGGGCGAAGGGTTCGGCGACGGGCAGCAGGTGTTGGAGGTGGTCCTGCCCCGTCAGCAAGCCGCCTATCTGTCTCAGGCGGTGGCGGGCGGGCAGGCGCAAGTCGCGGTCGTCAACCCCTACGACCGGGTGCAGGCGGCCACGGAAGCGGAGGGGGCCGAATGA
- a CDS encoding TadE/TadG family type IV pilus assembly protein translates to MNVLKAQRQRCRSRGDTGSATVELALLVPVLLLALLLVVVAGRQVSAALITQDAASVAARAASLQRDPASARTHAHQAAKGELADRGVVCDPFTASIDTSRFGAGGVAGVEVACTVTVIDLGGLGGQRTLSATATSPVDPYRGPTP, encoded by the coding sequence ATGAACGTGTTGAAGGCGCAACGGCAGCGGTGCAGGAGTCGTGGCGATACCGGGAGCGCGACGGTCGAGCTGGCCCTGCTCGTTCCCGTCCTCCTACTGGCGCTGCTGCTGGTCGTGGTGGCGGGCCGCCAGGTCTCGGCCGCGCTCATCACCCAGGACGCCGCCTCAGTGGCGGCACGGGCCGCGTCCCTGCAACGCGACCCCGCCTCCGCCCGCACGCACGCCCATCAGGCGGCTAAAGGGGAGCTGGCCGACCGGGGTGTGGTCTGCGATCCCTTCACCGCCTCGATCGACACTTCCCGGTTCGGCGCGGGCGGGGTGGCGGGAGTGGAAGTGGCATGCACGGTCACCGTCATCGACCTGGGCGGCCTCGGCGGACAGCGCACTCTGAGCGCCACCGCGACCTCCCCGGTCGACCCCTACCGAGGACCCACACCATGA
- a CDS encoding CpaF family protein, giving the protein MTTTHDAPHLAPVLGKTPDEAALRTTAASLAGQVTEQLINHPGEAVNRDQVGRLVDRLLEDRARTALIQGTPAPADESRLRQFILDHVLGLGPVEELLADPNAQNIHITGSDPVVVDYGGGHREHRPPVVDTDADLVALVQRAAVRACGGERRFDMAAPILSMELEDGSRLSAVMPGVAARPTVTIRRHPHRFLRLGDLARSGMVDQAARALLLAAVGARVNMVISGATNAGKTTLLRALAGTIEGERIVTVEDSMELGLHRHLVDADVVAFQGRPANIEGLGEITLAELVRAALRMCPDRVIVGETRGLETIALLNAMSMGTDGSMSTIHASSSQQVFAKVAAYCAQSPERLTASATASLVGAAVHLVVHIDTTASGERFVASIREVVGSEGEQVISNELYVRSAEDSGGSVVCAPSGLIGQRLARAGFTVRGWS; this is encoded by the coding sequence GTGACGACGACACACGATGCACCACACCTGGCTCCCGTCCTCGGGAAGACCCCGGACGAGGCCGCCCTGCGCACCACCGCGGCGAGCCTGGCCGGCCAGGTCACCGAACAGCTCATCAACCACCCGGGCGAGGCGGTGAACCGTGACCAGGTGGGCCGACTTGTGGACCGGCTCCTGGAGGATCGGGCACGTACCGCCCTGATCCAGGGAACACCGGCCCCAGCGGACGAGTCCCGGCTGCGCCAATTCATCCTGGATCATGTTCTGGGTTTGGGCCCGGTGGAGGAGCTGCTCGCCGACCCCAATGCGCAGAACATCCACATCACCGGTAGCGACCCGGTGGTCGTGGACTACGGCGGGGGACACCGGGAACACCGCCCGCCGGTGGTCGATACCGACGCCGACCTGGTCGCTCTGGTGCAGCGGGCCGCTGTCCGCGCCTGCGGTGGGGAGCGCCGCTTCGACATGGCCGCGCCGATCCTGTCCATGGAACTCGAGGACGGGTCCAGGTTGTCGGCGGTGATGCCCGGGGTCGCGGCGCGGCCAACGGTGACGATCCGACGCCACCCCCACCGCTTCCTGAGGTTGGGGGACCTGGCCCGGTCGGGCATGGTCGACCAGGCCGCACGCGCCCTGCTTCTCGCGGCGGTCGGGGCGCGGGTGAACATGGTCATCTCTGGTGCCACGAACGCCGGAAAGACCACGCTGCTGCGCGCCCTGGCGGGCACCATCGAGGGCGAGCGGATCGTCACCGTTGAGGACTCGATGGAGCTGGGGCTGCACCGGCACCTGGTCGACGCGGACGTCGTCGCGTTCCAGGGACGTCCCGCGAACATCGAAGGCTTGGGCGAGATCACTCTGGCCGAGCTGGTGCGGGCCGCGCTGCGGATGTGCCCGGACCGGGTGATCGTCGGGGAGACCCGAGGCCTCGAGACGATCGCGCTGCTCAACGCCATGAGCATGGGCACGGACGGGTCGATGTCCACCATCCACGCCTCCAGCTCACAGCAGGTGTTCGCGAAGGTCGCCGCGTACTGCGCCCAATCCCCCGAGCGCTTGACCGCCTCGGCCACGGCGTCGCTGGTGGGCGCGGCCGTGCACCTGGTGGTGCACATCGACACCACCGCGTCCGGAGAGCGCTTCGTGGCGAGCATCCGCGAGGTCGTGGGCTCCGAAGGCGAGCAGGTCATCTCCAACGAGCTGTATGTTCGCTCAGCTGAGGACTCTGGGGGAAGCGTGGTGTGCGCCCCGTCCGGACTCATCGGCCAGCGCCTGGCCCGCGCGGGATTCACGGTGCGGGGGTGGTCCTGA
- a CDS encoding type II secretion system F family protein, producing MTKTLAAAGTPVENYRAEKAAATGLGLVLAVVLAIGGSVVFPGSLVVGLLAALAAGASFLAPDLAARSAATELRAELRAATSVLADLVVMGLAAGAGSTGALTTALDHGRGRAPERIRDAVRTATLRHRPPWEGLETVAAETGVRELAELAASLRLSGASGARTRTSLTAKAASLRARRLAEAEAAAHAATERMTLPTMGLVAGFLMLTCFVALTHVMAGF from the coding sequence ATGACCAAAACACTCGCGGCGGCGGGCACCCCGGTGGAGAACTACCGGGCGGAGAAGGCCGCCGCGACAGGGCTCGGTCTCGTCCTCGCCGTTGTGCTGGCCATCGGGGGCAGCGTCGTCTTCCCCGGCTCCCTCGTTGTGGGGTTGCTCGCGGCCCTGGCTGCGGGGGCGAGCTTTCTCGCCCCGGACCTGGCCGCCCGCAGCGCCGCCACGGAACTTCGCGCCGAACTGCGAGCCGCTACATCGGTGCTGGCGGACTTGGTCGTGATGGGTCTGGCAGCGGGAGCGGGAAGTACCGGAGCTCTGACTACAGCGCTGGACCACGGAAGGGGGCGGGCTCCAGAACGCATCCGCGACGCGGTGCGCACCGCGACCCTGCGCCACCGGCCCCCGTGGGAAGGGCTCGAAACCGTGGCCGCAGAGACCGGGGTGCGAGAGCTCGCGGAACTGGCCGCGTCGTTGCGGTTGAGCGGTGCCTCCGGGGCACGCACCCGCACTTCCTTGACGGCGAAGGCGGCCTCTCTGCGGGCCCGGCGGCTGGCCGAGGCCGAGGCCGCCGCGCACGCGGCCACCGAACGGATGACACTGCCCACGATGGGCCTGGTGGCCGGGTTCCTGATGCTGACCTGCTTCGTCGCCCTCACCCACGTGATGGCCGGTTTCTAG
- a CDS encoding replication-relaxation family protein, with protein MNSTPQELDGRVLKRTEYGSALVWLAPRVTPRDREILNGLYEHHVMTTHQIHRLYFSEGEARRVRRRLLVLHRYGLLDRFRPFNRVRVPDHWVLAPVGAALVAEHRGMEPGELGFRQDRVLAWAHSGRLGHMLGLVECLALTTEAARALPVAQLVRWDNERECAHRWGRHIRPDAYMRWHQGLVELDAFWEYDTGTEPLTKVQRKMSGYARLARESRLASIVLFAVHSDQRENHLAAKLSGDVSDLVGVYVSTHARLAAQGPAEAVWRAVGSSASPDRLRLVDIGRHHSVPEQGEG; from the coding sequence GTGAACTCAACGCCACAGGAGTTGGATGGGCGCGTTCTCAAGCGCACCGAGTACGGGTCGGCTCTGGTGTGGCTGGCACCCAGGGTGACCCCGAGGGATAGGGAGATCCTGAACGGGCTGTACGAGCACCATGTCATGACCACCCATCAGATCCACCGGCTCTACTTCTCTGAGGGGGAGGCCCGCCGAGTCCGCAGGAGGCTGCTCGTACTGCACCGGTACGGGCTGCTGGACCGGTTCCGGCCCTTCAACCGAGTACGGGTGCCCGACCACTGGGTTCTCGCCCCGGTGGGGGCGGCGCTGGTGGCCGAACACCGGGGCATGGAGCCGGGCGAGTTGGGGTTTCGCCAGGACCGGGTTCTGGCCTGGGCGCACTCCGGGCGGCTCGGGCACATGCTCGGTCTGGTGGAGTGCCTGGCCCTGACCACCGAGGCCGCCCGAGCTCTACCCGTCGCGCAGCTGGTGCGCTGGGACAACGAGCGCGAGTGCGCACACCGGTGGGGCCGCCATATCCGCCCCGACGCGTACATGCGCTGGCACCAGGGCCTGGTCGAGTTGGACGCGTTCTGGGAGTACGACACCGGGACCGAGCCCTTGACCAAGGTGCAGCGCAAGATGAGCGGGTACGCGCGCCTGGCGCGGGAGAGCAGGCTTGCGTCGATTGTGCTGTTCGCTGTCCACTCCGACCAGCGCGAGAACCATCTCGCCGCCAAGTTGTCCGGTGACGTCTCCGACCTGGTGGGCGTGTACGTAAGCACCCACGCCCGGCTCGCCGCGCAGGGTCCGGCCGAGGCGGTCTGGCGTGCCGTGGGCTCCTCGGCTTCCCCGGACCGGTTGCGGTTGGTGGACATCGGCCGTCACCACTCCGTCCCCGAGCAGGGCGAGGGGTGA
- a CDS encoding OmpA family protein: protein MVTVALLVGPAWLASWLGWPLGEHTTWTWFRQYLRGGTIPDEVVIAALVVALWALWAAHLVVVALDIIALLRGLVPRVGLVRLMWVLIAGGATATSTHTAAVAAQTHTVAEAPAQPAPQSEHTPEQPSEDQESSVIDRTRNLSGFDFDSNELTPEMKESLEPTIANISDFGLPEAPVVVTGHTDPVGDPVYNRALSEQRAQAVADYLTEHLDGVEFEIQGAGSSQAPDNPRASYGEYRRVEVSYTLQRPTAPQATTEPEAAQAPDTEPAPDQAQLDVDTAGESDPGPDAVLVGTAAGMVGAAVGYAAGRRHGPTRRKQPTPQAHAPEREHEEDPASDTTEKPEPDAGELLREDPHGIARGVIDEDGYVLVADTVRVNGQHGLAFVGAHAPSVLAAVVTDHLPGPVIATRAVLAALGGAETMPPGVRVVADIPQARIAVEAELLTAARRHVDEEDGSRSDEQAVAAGPLLVVGDVSDFDTFQGSPQPLTTTPKVVVCVHGELDHAGTKLDCGIDSRVRAVSAHTEASREGRALRRHGRTRPGESAEADESQRQLQPEQTLAESQGSTEFPPTPATPCPGEDSSTPRVRMRLFSKQLVVEVDGREVAGLRTVARTLLAYLAVHPQGATAEEIAKECFAAVDSTSAASARKNALTSVRSSLRGALEDPEHPVIMNSNSRYALDPLLFAVDLWDFSAAYEKVPELQGQARVEVWKEVVRLHSEPLLGGSDELWVEPIRKSCSRVVVDSLVGIAENASEEEAKVRLLERACKFDEFNEPLYQRIMGIHISLGRPEMAHQVYGLLQEKLALIGEKPNGESRAILESRAQLAG, encoded by the coding sequence GTGGTCACGGTGGCACTGTTGGTCGGACCGGCATGGTTGGCGTCCTGGCTGGGCTGGCCCCTGGGGGAACACACCACCTGGACCTGGTTCCGGCAGTACCTACGCGGCGGCACGATCCCCGACGAGGTCGTCATCGCCGCACTCGTGGTGGCCTTGTGGGCACTGTGGGCCGCCCACCTGGTCGTGGTCGCCTTGGACATCATCGCCCTGCTGCGCGGCCTGGTGCCCCGCGTGGGGCTGGTGCGGCTGATGTGGGTACTGATTGCCGGGGGCGCCACCGCGACCAGCACCCACACGGCGGCCGTCGCAGCGCAGACGCACACCGTGGCCGAAGCCCCGGCCCAGCCCGCACCGCAGAGTGAACACACCCCGGAGCAGCCGAGCGAGGACCAGGAGAGCAGCGTCATCGACCGCACCCGCAACCTGTCCGGGTTCGACTTCGACTCCAACGAGCTCACCCCTGAAATGAAGGAGTCACTGGAGCCGACGATCGCCAACATCAGCGACTTCGGCCTGCCCGAAGCGCCGGTCGTGGTCACCGGGCACACCGACCCCGTCGGCGACCCTGTCTACAACCGGGCCCTGTCCGAACAGCGCGCCCAAGCGGTTGCGGACTACCTGACCGAACATCTGGATGGCGTCGAGTTCGAGATCCAGGGCGCGGGCTCCTCCCAAGCCCCGGACAACCCGCGGGCGTCCTACGGCGAGTACCGACGGGTCGAGGTCTCCTACACCCTCCAGCGCCCTACCGCCCCACAAGCGACCACGGAGCCCGAAGCCGCCCAGGCCCCAGATACGGAGCCCGCCCCAGACCAGGCGCAGCTGGACGTCGACACCGCAGGTGAGTCGGACCCGGGTCCCGACGCGGTCCTGGTCGGCACTGCAGCGGGGATGGTCGGTGCGGCTGTGGGGTACGCGGCTGGACGCCGACACGGCCCCACCCGGCGCAAACAGCCCACACCCCAAGCCCACGCACCTGAACGTGAACACGAGGAAGACCCGGCCTCGGACACCACCGAGAAACCCGAGCCTGACGCCGGCGAGCTGCTGCGCGAGGACCCGCACGGCATCGCCCGCGGCGTGATCGACGAGGACGGTTACGTGCTCGTGGCCGACACAGTCCGTGTCAACGGCCAGCACGGGCTCGCGTTCGTGGGGGCCCACGCGCCTAGCGTCCTGGCAGCGGTGGTCACGGACCACCTCCCGGGGCCGGTGATCGCCACCCGCGCGGTGCTGGCGGCGCTGGGCGGTGCTGAGACGATGCCGCCAGGGGTACGAGTGGTGGCCGACATCCCCCAAGCGCGGATCGCAGTGGAGGCCGAACTCCTCACCGCCGCACGGCGCCACGTGGACGAAGAGGACGGTTCGCGAAGTGACGAACAGGCCGTAGCCGCTGGGCCTTTGTTGGTGGTGGGCGACGTCAGCGACTTCGACACGTTCCAGGGTTCACCACAGCCGCTGACCACGACCCCGAAGGTGGTGGTCTGTGTACACGGCGAATTAGATCACGCGGGGACCAAACTGGATTGCGGGATCGACAGCCGAGTGCGGGCGGTGTCAGCCCACACCGAAGCCAGCCGAGAGGGCAGGGCATTGCGTCGCCACGGTAGGACCAGGCCCGGTGAGAGCGCGGAAGCGGATGAGTCCCAGCGCCAGCTCCAACCAGAGCAGACACTCGCGGAGTCCCAGGGCTCCACCGAGTTTCCTCCCACCCCCGCAACACCCTGCCCTGGAGAGGACTCTTCCACCCCCCGGGTGCGGATGCGGTTGTTCTCCAAACAGTTGGTGGTGGAGGTAGACGGACGGGAAGTGGCGGGGTTGCGCACAGTGGCGCGTACCCTCCTCGCCTACCTCGCCGTGCACCCCCAAGGCGCGACCGCGGAGGAGATCGCCAAGGAATGCTTCGCTGCTGTGGACTCCACGAGCGCGGCCTCCGCGCGCAAGAACGCGCTCACTAGCGTTCGCTCGTCTTTGCGGGGGGCGTTGGAGGACCCCGAGCATCCCGTCATTATGAACAGCAACAGCCGGTACGCATTGGACCCTCTGCTTTTCGCGGTCGACCTGTGGGATTTCTCTGCAGCATACGAGAAAGTACCAGAACTCCAAGGGCAGGCGCGGGTCGAGGTGTGGAAGGAAGTCGTTCGACTGCACTCCGAACCGCTTCTTGGCGGATCTGACGAGCTGTGGGTGGAGCCGATTCGGAAGTCGTGTTCTCGTGTCGTGGTCGACTCCCTCGTAGGGATCGCTGAGAACGCGTCAGAGGAGGAGGCGAAGGTTCGCCTGTTGGAGCGGGCCTGTAAGTTTGACGAATTCAACGAGCCTCTCTATCAGCGAATCATGGGAATCCATATCTCTCTGGGGCGCCCAGAGATGGCCCATCAGGTCTACGGGTTGCTGCAAGAGAAACTCGCCCTGATCGGGGAAAAGCCAAACGGGGAGAGTCGGGCGATCCTCGAGAGCCGTGCCCAGCTTGCAGGATAA
- a CDS encoding pilus assembly protein TadG-related protein yields MTPSFRPRRRRRLRRHGDGGQASVFLIMLVPAVMIVLALVWEGGQMLLAKSELLGVAHSAARVGSHTIDPVATLGEGTPVVDPIRARQAATDYLRGAGAEGEAAVDGRRVVVLARTAYTPSLLPIGVRQIEAEASATALQPSG; encoded by the coding sequence ATGACGCCTTCCTTCCGGCCCCGGCGACGTCGTCGCCTCCGTCGGCACGGGGATGGCGGACAGGCGTCGGTCTTCCTCATCATGCTCGTGCCCGCCGTGATGATCGTGCTCGCGCTGGTGTGGGAGGGCGGGCAGATGCTGCTCGCCAAGTCGGAGCTGTTGGGGGTGGCGCACTCGGCCGCGCGTGTGGGCAGCCACACCATCGACCCGGTGGCGACCCTCGGCGAGGGCACGCCAGTCGTGGATCCGATCCGTGCCCGGCAGGCCGCCACCGACTATCTGCGTGGGGCGGGGGCGGAGGGAGAGGCGGCGGTCGATGGGAGGCGGGTGGTGGTGCTGGCCCGCACGGCCTACACCCCGAGCCTGCTCCCCATCGGCGTTCGGCAGATCGAAGCGGAGGCGAGTGCCACGGCTCTCCAACCCTCGGGGTGA